In Brassica napus cultivar Da-Ae chromosome A3, Da-Ae, whole genome shotgun sequence, the sequence TCTAAAGTATGTTCATAGTCATGATTCTGTTGACATGAAGAGGTGGTTTGCTAATACCATATGGACTTATCTGAATTACTTGATTTGCATAATGCAGTAATGTCAGCTGTTGGTGGACTTAAGGTCGGAGTTGATGCAGTTGAGCAAGGTAATGCAGCTGATAGTATAATCAAATTCAAAGCTGTTTCGATGCTAGTTGTTTGTTTTTGTCATTGCATCTCTTACTATTGTTcagcttttcttgttttttttctttgcagatCAAGTGGTGATGATTTCAGTTGCATTTCTGGTGATCCTGTTTAGTCTACAAAAGTATGGGACGAGTAAGATGGGGCTAGTAGTAGGTCCGGCATTACTCTTATGGTTCTGTTGTCTTGCTGGTATTGGAATTCACAACCTGCTCAAATATGATAGGAGTGTTTACAGAGCATTCAACCCTATCCACATCTATTACTTCTTCCAGAGGAACTCGATTAACGCGTGGTATGCACTTGGAGGTTGCATTCTCTGTGCTACAGGTAACAGAACCGAGACAGCCTTTTATGTTCAATACTCTTCCTGATACTGTGATGCCTCAATTGTTGACTGTTcgtgttatataattttatctttcaggCTCAGAGGCATTATTTGCGGACCTTTGCTACTTTTCTGTTCGATCAGTCCAGGTAAACAAAGAGGAGAGTGGCCGTTGGTGGCTGATGCTAcactttttttctatttgtatgcagttttgctttaattttctgcaaggtttatttatttattcgtTGTTGTTTTCTCCAGCTTACATTTGTTTGTCTCGTCCTGCCGTGCCTCATGCTGGGCTATATGGGACAAGCTGCATACCTGATGGAGAATCATGCAGATGCTAGTCAAGCTTTCTTTTCATCTGTTCCAGGTAAAGTCCATTTAATTTCTTCAGTCAGTTATATCCATGCCTCTTTAGCAAACAAAACCACTTAGATACCACTGCAAAGGCTTTTTCAATGCTGCAGGttactaattttttatatatactagtATTAGTTATTGATTCATCATACTGTTCTACAGGTGCTGCATTCTGGCCCGTCCTTTTCATAGCCAATGTTGCAGCTCTGATTGCCAGTCGCACAATGACGACAGCAACATTTTCATGTATTAAACAATCAACAGCTCTGGGCTGTTTCCCTCGTCTCAAAATCATCCACACGTCTCGGAAATTTATGGGTCAAATTTATATACCTGTCCTAAATTGGTTCCTGCTTGCTGTTTGCCTGGTCGTCGTCTGCTCAATCTCAAGTATCAACGAGATTGGAAATGCATATGGTAAtagttgttttctttgtttcatTTCTTTGAAGCTTCGGTGGTCTGATATTGAACTTTCAATTGCTCAGGGATGGCTGAGCTTGGAGTGATGATGACAACGACAATCCTAGTCACTTTAATCATGCTTCTTATTTGGCAGATCAACATCGTAATCGTCACTGCCTTTCTGATAGTTTTCCTTGGAGTGGAACTAATCTTCTTCTCGTCAGTTATAGCGAGCGTTGGAGATGGAAGCTGGATAATATTGGTTTTTGCCGTGATCATGTTTGGTATAATGTACGTTTGGAACTATGGAAGTAAGATCAGGTACGAAACAGAAGTCGAACAGAAGATGTCGATGGATCTGATGAGAGAGCTTGGGAGCAACCTGGGAACGATCAGAGCTCCTGGTATCGGTTTGTTGTACAATGAGTTAGTGAAGGGAGTACCAGCGATATTTGGCCATTTTCTGACTACACTCCCTGCAATCCACTCCATGGTCATTTTTGTCTGCATCAAGTACGTCCCGGTTCCAGTTGTGCCCCAGAATGAGAGGTTCCTCTTCAGACGCGTTTGCACCAAAAGCTACCACTTGTTCCGTTGCATAGCCAGGTCGGtcattttcttttcctttgcgACTTTATGGAGAGATTATAAACACTGCTTTGTGTTATATTTGGTGAAGGTATGGTTACAAGGATGTAAGAAAGGAGAACCACCAAGTATTCGAGCAGCTACTAATCGAGAGCCTCGAGAAGTTTATCCGTAGAGAAGCTCAAGAGCGTTCCCTGGAGAGCGACGGGCGCAATGATTCCGACTCGGAGGAAGATTTCTCAGGCTCTACACTCGTTATGGGCCCCAACGGGAGCATGTACTCAATGGGGGTTCCTCTTCTCTCTGAGTACAGAGAGTTAAACAAACCGATCACGGAATTGAACAGTTCATCTAACCACACAAGCCACCATCCCTTTGACACATCATCTGAATCCTCTGTATCTGAAGCGGAGCAAAGCCTGGAGAGAGAGTTATCGTTCATACACAAAGCAAAAGAGATAGGGGTCGTCTATCTACTGGGACACGGAGATATAAGAGCAAGAAAAGATTCATGGTTCGTCAAGAAGTTGGTCATAAACTACTTCTACGCATTCCTGAGGAAAAATTGCAGAAGAGGGACTGCTAATTTGAGCGTGCCTCAGTCTCATCTGATGAAAGTTGACATGACATACATGGTCTGAGCcttcttccttcttttttttttttctttgtccaTAGATTTAACATCTGTAAGCTTCGTCTATGTTTCTGCATTGTTTGTGAAGAGACTACTAGAATCTATAGAGCATCAGAGGGGAAGCCTATATCGATTTCAGGAAATTTCATGATTTGTGACATGAATCTCGTTAATGTGCTGTGGTTTGTGACATCTGGGTCTTTTTTGCATATCTGTTTTCAATACGGTGGTTTGTGCAATTATAATTTCCCGCGGGGTCTTTACTGTAATTTCGTAAATTTATACGCACGGACAATAAAAACAGCTGTTCTTTCGTTTTCCCGACAAATAACAGAAAAAACAGCTGTTCTTACGTTTTCATCGTCGCGCCTTCTTCTCCTCTGCTtcattttgcaaaaaaaaaaaaaaaaaaaattctaaaatgttTGATCATATGAAACTGTTGCGATGCTTCAGCTTCACGGCTTCGCGAGATTGGTTCTTCAGACAATCATTCGCGAACGCCGGTCTCCGCTCCGTCGTCACCGATCTCTCCCACGGCAACTCCATCGCATCAACCACCATGCACTGCTGGATCCCTAAATccccaaaccgaaccaaaccaaacctcctcctcctccacggGTTCGGAGCCAACGCGATGTGGCAATACGGCGAGCATCTCCGAGCCTTCACCGGACGGTTCAACGTCTACGTCCCTGACCTCCTCTTCTTCGGTTTATCCTCCACGTCGGAGCAGAACCGGACCGAGTCTTTCCAGGCTCGCTGTCTGATGAGGCTGATGGAAGCGCACGGGGTGCACAGGATGAGCATTGTGGGGATAAGCTACGGCGGGTTTGTGGGTTACAGTTTAGCGGCGCAGTTTCCGGAGAAGGTTGAGAAGCTGGTGCTGTGCTGCGCGGGGGTTTGCTTGGAGGAGAAGGATATGGAGGATGGGTTGTTTAAGGTTCCGAATCTTGAGGAAGCCACCGGGATTCTGATTCCTCAGACGCCGGAGAAGCTTAAGGAGCTTATTAGATTCTCTTTTGTTAAGCCGATGAAAGGTGTCCCTTCGTTTTTTCTGTGGGACTTTATCGATGTGATGTGTACGGAGTTTGTTGAGGAGAAGAGGGATTTGATCAAATCGATACTCAAGGATCGGAGGCTTTCAGATCTTCCTAGGATCAAACAGGTGCAAAACACTATACTCTTTTGGCTTTCTTGTTTTGTCATTGCTGTAAGATTGTGttcttgttattattttttttggtaatttagAAATCTTTGGTCATATGGGGAGAAGACGATCAGATCTTTCCACTGGAACTTGGTTACAGATTGAAAAGGTACATTCATCAATTGAGCTTACCATTATTTTCCAGTGACACaaccatttatttatttaaagaaagtcTCATGGTGAAGCAGGCATATAGGAGAGAATGCAGAGATAGTGGTGATCAAGAAGGCAGGACATGCTGTGAATTTGGAGAAGTCCAAAGAATTTCTCAAGCACTTGAAATCTTTTCTTATTGATTCTTTGTGAAACTACTGTTTTTATCTCTTCTTGTTAATAGattgataacaaaaaaataattgtactTACTGCATTTGAAAGGATGATTCTTTCTGTTattcaaaatatcaaatatcatATGAAGGAACACAGGAGATAATGCTTCTtttgaaactcttttttttttcttttttgaaacacagGAGACAATGCTTATAGtgtaaaaatactatatattcaTTTACTTggtattaacta encodes:
- the LOC106430639 gene encoding potassium transporter 7-like, producing the protein MAEESSFDGSEKEEIASSGNGFGDLASMDSIESRWVTQDEDDDSVNGADDDDDDDDDEFYGTGLESEDEEVSEHRLLIRTGRRVDSFDVEALEVPGASRIDYEDLTVGRRVLLAFQTLGVVFGDVGTSPLYTFSVMFSKSPVKEKEDVIGALSLVLYTLLLIPLIKYVLVVLWANDDGEGGTFALYSLISRHAKISLIPNQLRSDTRISSFRLKVPCPELERSLNLKEKLENSLVLKKMLLVLVLAGTAMVIADGVVTPAMSVMSAVGGLKVGVDAVEQDQVVMISVAFLVILFSLQKYGTSKMGLVVGPALLLWFCCLAGIGIHNLLKYDRSVYRAFNPIHIYYFFQRNSINAWYALGGCILCATGSEALFADLCYFSVRSVQLTFVCLVLPCLMLGYMGQAAYLMENHADASQAFFSSVPGAAFWPVLFIANVAALIASRTMTTATFSCIKQSTALGCFPRLKIIHTSRKFMGQIYIPVLNWFLLAVCLVVVCSISSINEIGNAYGMAELGVMMTTTILVTLIMLLIWQINIVIVTAFLIVFLGVELIFFSSVIASVGDGSWIILVFAVIMFGIMYVWNYGSKIRYETEVEQKMSMDLMRELGSNLGTIRAPGIGLLYNELVKGVPAIFGHFLTTLPAIHSMVIFVCIKYVPVPVVPQNERFLFRRVCTKSYHLFRCIARYGYKDVRKENHQVFEQLLIESLEKFIRREAQERSLESDGRNDSDSEEDFSGSTLVMGPNGSMYSMGVPLLSEYRELNKPITELNSSSNHTSHHPFDTSSESSVSEAEQSLERELSFIHKAKEIGVVYLLGHGDIRARKDSWFVKKLVINYFYAFLRKNCRRGTANLSVPQSHLMKVDMTYMV
- the LOC106430648 gene encoding 2-hydroxy-6-oxo-2,4-heptadienoate hydrolase-like; protein product: MFDHMKLLRCFSFTASRDWFFRQSFANAGLRSVVTDLSHGNSIASTTMHCWIPKSPNRTKPNLLLLHGFGANAMWQYGEHLRAFTGRFNVYVPDLLFFGLSSTSEQNRTESFQARCLMRLMEAHGVHRMSIVGISYGGFVGYSLAAQFPEKVEKLVLCCAGVCLEEKDMEDGLFKVPNLEEATGILIPQTPEKLKELIRFSFVKPMKGVPSFFLWDFIDVMCTEFVEEKRDLIKSILKDRRLSDLPRIKQKSLVIWGEDDQIFPLELGYRLKRHIGENAEIVVIKKAGHAVNLEKSKEFLKHLKSFLIDSL